A DNA window from Luteolibacter luteus contains the following coding sequences:
- a CDS encoding type II secretion system F family protein, which yields MPQFQFTAADAKGEQMSGTIESTSEAEAIQQLRSQGYYPLQVVEAGKGKLAAKKGAKKGKAPAKKGPKATTGGRIKPKILMIFTRQLATLIDSGLPLLRGLTVLAKQEPNPVLKGTIGALADSVQSGSTFSEALAQHPKIFNKLYVNMVKAGELGGVLEVVLVRLAEYQEKAHKLKNKIVSAMVYPVIVMFIAVAILVFLMLFIVPKFETMFAELGKDAELPMISQIVFGTSKFFLKPSIWIIPNIVWVFIAFGLIGFLMNMWGKTKKGRRIIDSLKLKLPIFGDIQRKSAIARFSRTLGTLVTSGVPILQALNITRDTAGNVVVSDAIEKVHEAVKEGESIVSPMQTSNIFPSMVISMVDVGEETGQLPEMLLKVADVYDDEVDNAVTALTSILEPIMIVVLALVVGAVVFALFLPLIKIISEMGNM from the coding sequence ATGCCTCAGTTCCAATTCACCGCCGCGGATGCCAAGGGCGAGCAGATGTCCGGCACCATCGAATCCACCAGCGAAGCGGAAGCCATCCAGCAACTGCGTTCGCAGGGCTATTACCCCCTGCAGGTTGTCGAGGCCGGCAAGGGCAAGCTGGCCGCTAAGAAGGGTGCCAAGAAGGGCAAGGCTCCTGCCAAGAAGGGACCGAAGGCGACCACCGGCGGCCGCATCAAGCCGAAGATCCTCATGATCTTCACCCGCCAGTTGGCGACGCTGATCGACTCCGGCCTGCCGCTGCTCCGCGGTCTTACCGTTCTCGCCAAGCAGGAACCGAATCCGGTACTGAAGGGCACTATTGGCGCCCTCGCCGATTCCGTTCAATCCGGCTCCACTTTCTCTGAGGCGCTCGCCCAGCACCCGAAGATCTTCAACAAGCTCTATGTGAACATGGTGAAAGCCGGTGAGCTGGGCGGTGTGCTTGAAGTCGTGCTCGTCCGTCTCGCGGAATACCAGGAAAAGGCCCACAAGCTGAAGAACAAGATCGTGTCCGCGATGGTGTATCCGGTCATCGTGATGTTCATCGCCGTGGCGATCCTCGTCTTCCTCATGCTCTTCATCGTTCCGAAGTTCGAAACGATGTTCGCCGAACTCGGCAAGGACGCGGAGCTGCCGATGATCTCTCAGATCGTCTTCGGCACCTCGAAGTTCTTCCTCAAGCCTTCGATCTGGATCATCCCGAACATCGTCTGGGTGTTCATCGCCTTCGGTCTCATCGGCTTCCTGATGAACATGTGGGGCAAGACCAAGAAGGGCCGCCGCATCATCGACTCCTTGAAGCTGAAGCTCCCGATCTTCGGTGACATCCAGCGGAAGTCGGCGATCGCCCGCTTCTCCCGCACGCTCGGCACGCTCGTGACATCCGGTGTGCCGATCCTCCAAGCCCTCAATATCACCCGTGACACCGCCGGTAACGTGGTCGTGTCCGACGCGATCGAGAAGGTCCACGAGGCGGTGAAGGAAGGTGAATCCATCGTGTCCCCGATGCAGACCTCGAACATCTTCCCCTCCATGGTGATTTCCATGGTGGACGTGGGTGAAGAAACCGGTCAGCTCCCGGAAATGCTTCTGAAGGTGGCAGACGTGTACGACGACGAAGTGGACAACGCCGTGACCGCGCTTACCTCTATCTTGGAGCCGATCATGATCGTCGTCCTTGCTCTTGTCGTCGGTGCCGTGGTGTTCGCGCTCTTCCTGCCGCTGATCAAGATCATCTCCGAAATGGGCAACATGTGA
- a CDS encoding type II secretion system protein GspG: MKINESRRNAAGFSLMELVVVVAIIVLLAGLTMAGMSFINQKNAREKAKVQVKLIENSLENYFNDNRSYPPANDPAGERGDEVLYKYLYYDGFEARDNGGVVYLPELDPDNNTKSGQAWMEGKGQQARIIDPWGKYFRYRSGDTPDAVNPDFDIWSCGPDGKTNADPKHKDCLDDIKNW; this comes from the coding sequence ATGAAAATCAACGAATCCCGGCGCAATGCCGCTGGCTTCAGCCTGATGGAACTGGTGGTCGTCGTGGCGATCATCGTGCTCCTCGCTGGCCTGACTATGGCGGGCATGTCCTTCATCAACCAGAAGAACGCCCGTGAGAAGGCGAAGGTTCAGGTGAAGCTCATCGAGAATTCCTTGGAGAACTACTTCAATGATAACCGCTCCTATCCACCGGCCAATGACCCGGCTGGCGAACGCGGTGACGAGGTGCTCTACAAGTATCTTTACTATGATGGCTTCGAAGCCCGCGATAACGGCGGCGTGGTTTATCTTCCGGAGCTGGATCCGGATAACAACACCAAGTCCGGCCAAGCGTGGATGGAAGGAAAGGGCCAGCAGGCTCGCATCATCGATCCTTGGGGTAAATATTTCCGTTATCGTTCCGGTGACACGCCGGATGCCGTGAATCCTGACTTCGATATCTGGTCCTGTGGTCCAGACGGCAAGACCAATGCCGATCCGAAGCACAAGGATTGCTTGGACGACATCAAGAACTGGTAA